DNA from Ziziphus jujuba cultivar Dongzao chromosome 2, ASM3175591v1:
aattataaaatgatggcacaatatgaaatattttatattcgAATATCTAATATACAATCTAACCATGATAcgagatattaaaatataattaaccaaaaaatattttatttttaatggtgaaaaaagtttatttttactttgtttCCTCTAGGATATTAACAAggaataagttaaaaaaaaaaaaatgccatgtcaatataaaaaattataatttggcAACTTTTCCAAGGTTTGACATATAAGTACacttgttttaaaattaatccatctatattcaaaatcatcagttaagcattttttaaaaaaatttttaaaaatggtttaatattaattttggtttaatgtaaataaaattgacatccttaattgaaaaaattaaaagtgcaaaagctagttttttgtttttttttttttgacagtaAGAAATTTTTATTCAGAAGAGAGGGAACCATGAGCCATTAAAAGCTATACAAGATCTGGAGCATAAAAAATCCCccacgaaaaagaaaaaaacctacTTAGAGTTTTCTTGACTCATCAATCAGCTGTTTTATTGGCCGtacatgcaataaaaaaaattacaataaacgAAGGAAGTTCTTAGGAACAGAGTATCATCAATAATTGCACCGCAATGCCATGAACAACTGCACTGACCAGCATTAAGATTATGAATTAAAGAAGCATTATCCGATTCCACAATGATGTTATAAAACCAAGACATTTTGCAATTGGCATGGCATGTAATGAAACATTGCAAGAGATTCAGCTGCAATAGTAGAAGAAGCTGGCACAATTAAAAATGCCAACACAACATTCCTTACCACGCATTTTAAAGACCCATCACAAttgagtttgaaaaaaaaaaaaaaaaaaaaaaaaaccattgccGTATTTCCTCAGAATTGGGAACTGGAAGGAAGCTTAACTGATGGCATACCACATGAATGAACAGATCTTAAGTTAAGAAACTCCAAAGTTGTTCTCTCTGCAAGTTTAATCACCAAACGTGCAAAATCTAGTTTGAAATTCTGAACAAAACAAATGAGTCCCAAAAGTGTACTTAATTAATccattaaacaattaaaattgattgaaaaagaaataaaaaaaaaaaaaccatgaacGCGAAGTTATGTCCACGTCACCTTCATGCAAGAATCCAaaaaatgacccaaaaaaaaaaaaaaaaaagaattgcgaTTTCTTAggagtttgattttttatttaattgaagaTCGATTCTATTCATTCTATAAGTATTATTAActatattacaattttaataataattttaaatttaaaaaatatttattaatacaaAGGTAAAAAATACtcctaaatatttaaataaaacaaaaatcaaaattttcatccattaCACTTTATGTGCATATCAGattaaaaaagacaaattaGCAAAATAAGCTTCAACACCGTTActttttggacttttttttttttctttttttccccccctagcTACAACCTTACACCTTCATTACAGATTtcaccaaaaacataaaattcttGGTTTCCATTACAAGATCTTGGGGCCCCCGACTACAATCGCTTGCTAGTAATAGACTCCCCCCTCCTCCACCACCACACCCCCCACACACACCCCCCCAACAACCTaccatttgtttattttcaaaaaccTCAATTAATGTACCTACAAATCCGTTattgtaaaaaaacaaaagcttcCACCAATCATACCATTAATCTTTTAACTTTACACAACATAATTAGATCGCCCCACGTGCAATTTTAATGctctatttttttcattcttgtattacTATCACAAAGTCAATGGGTATTAACTTGAactaatttcaaataataataaaaaatttaattgattgaaTTCACTGTTTGTTTTTTAGAGAGGGAATAATTGATTTGTCAATAAATTGAGAGTGGAAGTGAAATTGATTAGTTATCCGGACAGTAGACAAAAATTCACAGTGAGCATCCGAAACTCGACGTCGTTTTTGATTGTAGGTGAGTGTATTGGATAGGGAAAGGGCGGCCCACATCCATACAAAAGCCCGAACTTGCTACAGACAAACGCAGTCGTTTCGTTCCCTCCTCAGTTTCTGCTGCTTCTACTGCCTTCATCACTCCCaccttgtcttcttcttcttcctctttttctgCTAATATCTCTGAATTTGACTTCGAAAAGATCAAGTTCTTGGCCATGGAAACAGCGGAACCGTCTACAAAGTCCGCCACAAAGCCACGTCGGAACTCTACGCTCTCAAATTCGTTCACGACAACTCCGACGACCCTGCCGTATGACACCATCTCTTACAAGAGATCGACATCCTCCGTCGTACCAACTCTCCTTTCTGTCGTTGGCTGCCACGCCGTGTTCGGGAAACCCTTGGGCGACGTGTCGTTTCTCATGGAATACATGGACTGGTGCTCTCTCGAAACCCAGCTGAAAACCAGAGGAGCTCTGTCCGAGTCCAAGAATGCTGACGTGGCTAGCAATGTCACCAAGGGACTTCACTACCTCCACTCCAAGAAGATAGTTCATAGGGATATCAAGCCGGCTAATCTTCTGATGAATTCCAGGATGGAGGTCAAGATTGCTGATGTGGGAGTGAGTAAGATAGTGGGCCCTACAATGGAGTACACAGTATGCAACTCTTTTGTCGGAACGTGCGCTTATCTGAGCCCCGAACGGTTCGAGCGGGACAGGTATGGTTATGCAGGAGACATATGGAGTCTTGGTGTTACCTTAATGCAGCTGTATATGGGTCACTTCCCTTTGCTGCCGGCGGGTAAAAAACCCGACTGGGCCACCTTGATGTGTGCTGTTTGTTTCGGAGAACTTCCCGGTTTGCCAGAAAACGTGTCCCACGAGTTCCGGAGTTGTTGCTTGCAGAGGGACTCCTCCAAAATATGGACGGCTTCACAGTTATTGACACACCACTTTTTGTGTCAACATCCAATATCCGATTCTTGAACCTGTACGGGTCTAGAAGAAACAATCTTTtactactttttttatttatttattatctttttgaattttaagttgcagttttgtatattaaaaatcttGTACATGAATCTTTGAAACTGTAAATTTAATAAAGTAGCGAAACATCTTGCTAGCAAATCCAAATcctattatatataatacatatatacaagatttttttctttgtttcgtTTTTATCATCTAGGACAATCCGTATAGGAAATTTGTCCTAACGTGCCTCCCCACATGTTGCTGTAAGCGGTGTaaaaattggtataatgccTCATGGACCTAGAAAAAATGTTATTGGATCAAATTTAATTCCCAAGCTGGCCCATTATAAAAGAAACCGGCAAACCCGGCACATTGTAAAAGAAACGAACAAGAAAACGCTAAACCTAATTCCTCGATAAAAGTTctatcttctttcttctttttctctccgAGATAATCTCTCTATGCTGAAAAAAACGACGGTGATGGTGATGTTGACGGAAGACTTGGTGGTACAAATTCTGATGAGGTTGCCGGCACAAGATCTGGTGCGATTGAAGCTTGTGTGTAAGTCATGGAATTCCATAATCAAAAGCTCGTCCTTCATCTCTAACCACTTCCTCGTCAACCAACATAACGATCATTCATATATGGTCATCGTCAATGGTGATGAAACTCGCATATTTTCTTCTTACAATGATCTCGAGCATCAAAGTCGGGCTCCGTATCCAAGCCACCGTCGAGGGCATGTTGGTAATTACAGATCGTATGAATTTTGCCGTTGCCGCTGCTTGTGTTGTTGCGAGTGCGGTTTGATGCTTGTTAATTATACAGACAGCAAtgtttatgccatgtggaaccCTGCAACCGGAGAGGAAAAGCTTATCCCAAATCATCAAAATCAACGTCAATTTGAAGTTTGTGGAATTGGGTTTGATTCCAAAAACAATGAGTACAAGCCCTTCTTCGCTTATTCTTTAAGTGAGAGAATGGAAATTGAGATGTACAGCTTCAAAACTAACCAGTGGAGGAATCTCGTATACCCACCCGATTCGGAGTCGGAATTAGGAATTGATTTTCTCTATGGATATAGATGGATTGTATACGCCAATGGGATTGCACATTGGGTAGGATACATTAGTCatgatttttttgataaacttaTCATAATTTCGTTTGACATGGGTAGTGACAAGATTATAACCACACCTTTTCCTAATGATGTTGTTTTTAGCTATCATGTGGTTTTCAATGAATCCCTTGCTCTTGTTAATTATCGTGGCCCAGGAAGTTGTAATTTTGATATTTGGGTATTGGGTGAATATGGTAACAAGGATTCATGGAGTATGTTATTCACTATTCCAACTCTGCAACCCCTGCAAGATATTAGTAGAATTGAGAGTTTTTGGAGCGAAACCACGATACTTGTTTTGTGTCAGGAGGAGGAGAATGATGGGGATGAGAAAGCTAAGCTATT
Protein-coding regions in this window:
- the LOC107419334 gene encoding F-box/kelch-repeat protein At3g23880 yields the protein MVIVNGDETRIFSSYNDLEHQSRAPYPSHRRGHVGNYRSYEFCRCRCLCCCECGLMLVNYTDSNVYAMWNPATGEEKLIPNHQNQRQFEVCGIGFDSKNNEYKPFFAYSLSERMEIEMYSFKTNQWRNLVYPPDSESELGIDFLYGYRWIVYANGIAHWVGYISHDFFDKLIIISFDMGSDKIITTPFPNDVVFSYHVVFNESLALVNYRGPGSCNFDIWVLGEYGNKDSWSMLFTIPTLQPLQDISRIESFWSETTILVLCQEEENDGDEKAKLFLYDTLTQQALDLHIGGINTRVMTCPKTLLPIVSQ